Genomic segment of Leopardus geoffroyi isolate Oge1 chromosome B2, O.geoffroyi_Oge1_pat1.0, whole genome shotgun sequence:
GCATCCCAGCCGGGGTTTCCTTGTAAGGAGGTCCTGGAGGGCAGTGCTGGGAGTAACCCCTGAGGCCACCAAGTCTTGGGAATTCCCTTGGGAGTTGTTTTTAGAGTCTGGTATGTATCTTTGGATGCTTTGTAATTGTATTTAGTTCTGACCTTTGACAAACTACATGGATAGGAGGGAGGCAAGTAATGTGGGAAACCATCAATGACGTTGGGGTGAAGAAGAGGTATGGCTATAAAGGAACACGATTGATTTTCTTGGGTTCTAAGCTGGAAATTCCAAACGAGAAGTTCCAAGACAGGGAGGGCCACAGCTTGTTGTGAAGGAGCTGGAGGGCCAGCCGGGTGGGTCAGAGAGGGGACAAGTGGTGCAAAGGCTGCAGGCATTCCAGGCACCTTGATGCTGGGTCGCTTGGCTTTCATTGTCCAGGTGGAGGTCTGTTCTGAGGAATGGGCATCAATGACCCTCACTGCTAACTTGGACAACAGAGTGAAGAAGATCACTGAATATGTCCGGGCTCAGACCAACGTTCCTGTGCAGGACCAGGTCCTTCTGCTGGGATCCAAGACTCTCAAGCCCCAGAGAAAGCTGTCATCTTATGGCATCGACAGGCAGACGACCATCCACCTCACTCTAAAGGTGGTGAAGCCCAGTGACGAGTAGCTGTCCCTGTTTCTGGTGGAGATTGGTGATGAGGGCCAGAGGCACCTCCTCCAGGTGCGAAGGTTCAGTTTGGTGGCCCAGGTGAGACGGATGATTGAGAGCAAGATGGCTGTAGTGCCTGCCTGAGAAACAGACTATGGTTTGCAATGGCAAGAAGCTGGAAGAcgggaagaccatgggggagtaTGGCATCAAAAGGGgcagtttaggggtgcctgggtggctcagtcggttaagcgtctgacttcggctcaggtcatgatctcgcggtctgtgggtttgagccccgcgtcaggctctgtgctgacaactcagagcctggagcctgttttggattctgtgtctccctctttctctgaccctcccctgttcatgctttctctctctctctgtctcaaaaataaataaaaatgttaaaaaaaattaaaaaaaaaggggcagtTTACTCCTCATGACGACCTACTGTatctggtggtggggggggggggtgaccgcATCATGGGTGGGTGATCCAGGAGCAGAAGAGCTACTGCTAGCCCTTACTCACCACCCACATCCTTTGAtgatttccccaaattaatgggAAAGATAGAGAAGATGTGGGGTTAAGTGGGGAGGAAGGGCTGCAGAAAAACTCTGCTTCCTAATTCCCACCTTCCTGGATCTCACCTAATTGATTAGGTGGCAAGATTGTGCATGTGACTCCAGCAGAACATAAATCTTTAAGGCGCTGTAGAGACAGCATCAAAGCCAGTTTGCAGTTGAATCTTTCCCTGGCCCCCTCCGATTTATAGAGACACTGCTGTTTCCTCTTTTGTCCAGCAAGTTAGTGTAAGTTTTAGATTGGGATCCATGTTCTACTAATTTCTGTGTTTCCATCGATATGTTTCATCTGTCATATCACACCATACGCTGAACCCAACTGAATTTCTACTTACAGAGAACACTGGAATGATTCATCATAAATGAAGTACTCTGATGTGATTACAATCTTGTTAATAAAGaatttagaaattcaaattaaagtatATCCTGTGTCCCTACTTAAAGCTGTTTGGTATGAAATGTCACCTGGCACTGTGTCCCTTCTTACTCTTTACGTTCCGTAACCAAACTGTTCTCatttctggggaagatggtgagcatgggaaaatattttccccaggaCCCAGAGGTTTTGTGTCTCCAGTGGGAGGTCCTTGGGGCAGGGGTTTCTGGAAGGTGTGGTCTGCCTCCATCACCGTCACTGGGGCCTGGCCCTCTCCGGGGAGCGCGGGggggccccttcctccacctcccccgctcactcactCCCTGTCCCCCTGGCCCCCTGTCCCGCTGCTCGGTACACTTAGGGGTCCAATGCTCCTGGTGGGCATTAGGTTGGTCTGGTTTCCCAAGATGGGCAACCGGGGATCCTGTTTTCGGACGGGGTCTCCCGCAGGTAGAGTCTACGATTTCCCGGGTCAATTTGGGGGCCTCCCTGACGCCAGACAGCGTGGGGTCTTTTCATGGTGTGCCGTCCGAGTGGGAGCGGGTGGATGTGACCCGTCCGGTGATACCTGACCCTGGCAAGGGCGGTCACAGTGCCCCGAGGATGGGGAATGTCCTCCCCCaatcctgccttctctctgcctccgcCCGAAGGCCACTCTCCCCTGCCTGAACCGTGAAACGAGGATGGAGGGACTGCCCCGAACACTCCCGGACCTCAGGGGCTCAGGATCGCCCCGCCCCGTCCGACCTTGGGCACTTGCAGGTTCGAACACGGAACCCGCAGACCGCCTTCCCGGTGGCCATCCCCACCCCcgggcccgccccctccccagactcCCCAGGGCTTCCTCGCCGCCCCctcacttcctccttccccagcgtGGACACTAGCGGGTTGAGGGCCGGCTGGACCGCCCGGTAGGAGCCAAGCGAATCCGGTGGTGGAGGCGCGGGCGGCCTGCGGGTggaggggggcggcgggcggggcacACGTACCCACGAGGTTCCTGCCTGCGTGCGGTACGCGTGCGggaaggcggggaggggcggggagggggacgaGGGAggcggggagcggggaggggcgggaaggggcgggggcgccgcggggaggggcgcggggaggtggggaggtgccGCGGGCGGGGCCGGCGGCCTCGTGTCAcgcctgcccccgcccctccccgcgtCCCGCACCGTCGCCGCCAGCTGGGGGCACGCGGGTCCAGTCGCACAAAGCGGCCGCACAGGGGCGCCACGCTCGCCGTGAAGCCCGCATCCAGCAGCGCCGGTGACACCTGAGGTCGCACGCGTGCGCGTGCGTCTGCAGGTGCAGGTCGCGCACCGGCGGTTGCACGAGCGTCCGGTAGCCCTCCGGGGTCGGGACGacgcggggaggggggggagcgaCCCCGCAGGAGGAAGGGCTCCCGCGCTGTGGCTGCGCTGACAGGGGAGCCCCcggggtgttgggggtggggactcCACGCGCGAGGTGACGCCGTGGCTGCACGAGGACATCCCGGCGCGCGGAGCCCGGTGGCGAGCCTTGGTGCCCTTTAGCTGGTGTGTTTGCCACCTGCTTCCTGGAAGAAGGAACCTCACTCACTGGACACAGAGTCAGGGTCGGAAAGGTGACATTGTCCCAGGGTCATAGCTAGTGAGTGACCCTGTGGGGTTGTGGCCTGTCTCATTTCCCAGTCGCTGCCTTTCAGCTGCTTCCCTGGGTTACCCCGCTTCTGAAAGGACTCCTAAAAGCCAGAGTGGAAATCCGACTTCCTCCCGACCGACAGTTCTCCAGGATCCCGTGGATCTGATCTCCCTCCCGTATGACAGTTCTTCAGGATCCTGTGGGTCTGAACTCCCTCCCTTACGACCGTTTTCTAGGATCCTGTGGGTCTGATCTCCCTCTCGTACAACAGTTCTCCAGGGTCGTGTGGATCTGAACTCCCTCCCATACGACAGTTCCCCAGGATCCTGTGGTTCTTCTCCTTTGATTCTCCTTTGATTGATTGGCGGATATTGAGCTAgcctgcattccaggaataaatcccacttggtcgtggtgaacaattcttttaatgtattgtgatctggttggctagtatcttgttgaggatttttgcatccatggtcatcagggaaattggtctagagttctccttttttagtgggctctttatctggttttgtaaccaaggtaatgctggcttcatagaaagagtttggaagttttccttctatttctattttggtAACAGTTTCAAGACactaggtgttaattcttctttaaatgtttggtagaattcccctggaaagccatccagccctggagtcttgtttttctggaagatttttgattactaatttgattccTTTActggttacgggtctgttcaagttttctatttcctcctgtttcggttttggtagtttatatgcttacaggaatttgtccatttcttccagattgcccagtttattggtgtataattctcataatattctcttattattgtttgtatttccactgtgttggttgtgatctctcctgtttcatttctgattttatttgtatgcctcctttcctttttctttatgatcAAACTTACTAGGGGTTAGAAAAGTTCTCCAGATATTTGAAGacaaatccccccccccacccccccccccccccgtctccctctccttcttggAAAATCTGTAGTGCCTCAGAATAAGTGCAATACCCCAGACTTGGTATAACCAACACTCGGTAGATTAGACTTATTTATCACCTTCTTTCTTTCAGGGGCTCTGCTTCTGTTAATACAGCCATTAACTGCTGACTCCTGAGTACTAATCTGTGGTGAATCTCTCTTCTGGGCTCCAATGTTCATGCCCCTCCTGCTTCTATCTGGTGTGATTATCGTGCTTTACCAGTCTTTAAACCACAAGCCATGTGTCAGGATAACAACACCAAGCTAGAAGTCGGGAGACCGGGTCCCACCAGACATAATAGCCTTTGGCCCATTTGACTGGTTGATGTGGAGAAGTCACACATTTCTCTTTGCCTGCCTCAGGGTTTTCATGTAGCTAGATGccctctggggctcctggcttATCCCCCTGGCTCTAACTGCAAGAAATACTTTTCGAACAAATGAAAAGGGGACATAGGAGCCTTTCAATCCTGAAAAGTGGTGCTGAATCACATTTCCTAATGGTGCAGAAACCACAGTGGTTGAGGTGATGGCTAAAAGGTGCACATAAATCTTTCTTTGGCATGTTTCCTGACAGGCATTGTTATATAGGTAACTCACTGCAAACTTCATATTGACTGttcctaatttaaaaatcataatcccctgattttttagtttttcacgaaaagaacccccccccccaacagaacATCATGTTTTTATCCTCATTAGGCAGAACAGGTATTCGTGTGATTAAGAACGAGGGTTGGTGTGTCAGACTGCCTGAGCTTCCGTCCAGGCTCTGCCATTTCCTAGCCCAGCAGTCTAATGTGTCTGTGGCCCAGTGTCCTCACTTGAGAGTAAAATTGGTGAAGCAGGTTAAACATGTAAAGCTCCTGGAACAGTGCGTGGCACAGAATAGGTGTTTGGTAAATGCTCACTCTTACAGGCCCTATTTCCCAAGTCGGGAAGGTGTTCAGAGAGGTCCGCACCAGGCAGTGGGGAGAACTGCTATGTGAGTTTATGTCTCTGGGCTTCATTCTCCTGCCGGTTAGGCAATAGTCCTAACTGCAGACTAAGATAGGAGGGTGGTTGAGgcactggcccaaggtcacactgttgGTAAATACTTATCAGGATTTCAACCCAAATCCCACCAATTCTGAGAaccttggtgtttttttttaaatttatttaaacaagcCAGGCTCTCATTTACTAGAGGCTGTGGCAGATAAAAGTGCACACGAATCCTGATCCTGATCTCAAGATAATTTTGTAGTGCTGGGGTCATATTGGAGATGTGTTCAGGTGGCAGATCACATTCAGGCTTATGGCCCAATGGTGCTAGAGGTGTTGTTCTAAAAAGtcaaattttggggcgcctgggtggctcagtcggttaagcggccaacttcggttcaggtcatgatctcgcggtccgtgagttcgagccccgcgtcgggctctgtgctgacagctcagagcctggagcctatttcagattctgtgtctccctctctctgaccctcccctgttcatgctctctctctgtctcaaaaataaataaacattaaaaaaaattttttttagtaaaaaaaacataaaaagtcaaatttttcttaaacatcttttaaatgtttacttttgagagagagaccagggaggGGGAatttagtgggggaggggcaaagagagagggagacacagaatctgaatcaggctccaggctctgtgctgatggctcagaacctgatgtggggtcgaactcacaaaccacaagatcatgacctggaccaaagtcggatggtcaactgactgagccacccaggtacccttaatattccagttttttaaaaaaaaattttttaatgtttattgtgcTCTCTTGCAGCCACCTTACTTAGTATCATGCTTATGGGAGTCGTCCACACTGTGTAAGTCATTCCTCTTACTGCTGGTTATTCCACTGTATGGAAATCCTGCTTTTATAAAATCTGCTTTCCTATTGGAGGACTTTGGGAGAGTTTCCAGTTCTTGGCCGTTAGAATAGTTGCTGCTATATTTTGATTGATTTAGGAAGTAAGGATTAGCTGACGGATGAGAAGGTGGTGAGGGCTTGTCCTGCTCAATGAAGCTCTCAACCGTAGGAAGGTGGTGAAGGGTTGTGTGCAGTTGTGGGGTGAAGAAGAATATGGATATATGCCTGCTTTTCTGGATCATCATGGAGAAATCAGCAGGCAGACAGTGATGTGCAGAGAAGCAGTTACTTTTGCTATTACTGTTACTATGTTTATTGGAGCATGGAGCATCCAAAGAAGCAAAACTGCCCTCATCCCTGTCCCTCCTGTCACACCTACTAGAACCACGTTCCTGATCCACGCAATTTGCATGGATTCCCCCTTCCCTTTGTGAAATTTAATAAGGGAAAACCTCACTAAGGTGGAGTGAGACTGAGGCTGGCAGGGGACGCTCCCATGCTGTACCGCTTGATGGTAATTATCGGGAGAATTACCAATCATGGACTCCAATAGGAGGATTACTTGACAGGAGGGAATCATCATTACAGGGAAACGTGTGTGGTGGGGTGTATGCGGGATAAGCGGTACGAAAGAgggtcatttgtgtgtgtgtgcgtgtgtgtgtgttggaaaggAACACTCAGTTGTGAGAAAATCAGgagaaaatattaagtaattgGTATCTTGAAATACTTCTTTGAGCATTTACGTATATAAAGATTAGAGAGTTTTGGCAATAAGAAAAGGGAAGATTGCAAGACTGTCATTTAGAATAAATAGATTTAGGGCaaaatttttgactttttttctcttcccctttaaatggactttttttttttttttttttttagagcagggctaagttcacagcaaaattgggcAGAAAGTACAAAGACGTCGCATATACCTCCTGCCCCCCACGCATTGCCTTCACGCATGATCAATACGACACCAGACCGTACGTTTGTTACCACTGATGGACCTGCACATCATAATCTCCCAAGTCCACGGTGCGCAGCGGGGCTCACTTTGTGTCCATTccgtgggttttgacaaatgggTAATGACTTGTGGCTACCACTATAGCATCATACAGATGAGTTTCACTGCCCTACACAtcctctgtgtctgcctcttcatccctccctcctccagtccCTGCCACCgctgatctttttctttctcttttttaaaaaaagagttattcCTTATAATGAGGGGGTAAGTATGCCCTGCTGAACCCCTGTGGCCTTCCAGGACCCCTCCAGAGACAAAGcaaccctttcttcttttctcacatTTGATGAAAGTTGATTGAGCCTCTGgaggcaccctcccccccccccccccccccacaactagGTCCTTCTGGTTATCTTGTCTCTTGTCTCAACCAACCTTAAAATTCCTGTGTGAGtcttttattatgtaaattaCTGTGCTTTTACTTTTCTGCCATTATTCTGGTTTAACTCTCGTATGAATTTAATTGGTGACCACTTTAATGATTGTGTGATCTCTCTGCAAATGTAGGATGGAGTACAGAGCCAGAGACTAATTTTGGCTACGGTTGACATCAAGATTGATGTTCCTCCAAGAGGAAACCAAATGTTAATTTGCAGTCAAATTGCATGCAGACATGGGGTCATCAGAGTGATGGGGACAGTGCTGAGGGAGAGGAATCCAAAATAGAATCTGGTATTAATGGGACACCTGAAGAATCAGGGTAATGAGACTCCAGTCTCAGCCTGTCTTAACTTGGTCCGTTGGTGACCTTATCTGTTAAGGGAACAGAATTTCCCTCCCTTGCCCATCTGAAGGAGTGGCTGAGGATAAATTAGATATTTGGATTGCCTTTCTCAAAAAGCACTATTGATGTTTAACAATTGGCCGTCCTTGTAGACACGAGTCACGGAAGAAGGGAGTTATTTGCAGTTCTGGGCAACAGGCAGCAGGACAGAGTGGCCGGTTTGCTGTGTGACCAGCTCCCGCGCCCCGCTGCTCTCAGTGCCCCCTCCTGCGCCCCGCCCCCTCGTGCTGGTGTCCTGAGCTTCTGTCAGGTCGCTGCGCCCCGCCTGCTCGCAGCCCACCCGGTGTCACGCATGAGAAACTGCACGGGCGGCGGTGGCCCGGGGTGATACTCAGGGCCGTGGCCAGGCCCGGGACCCAAGCCCTAGGCTCCTGGTGGGAGCTGGCAGAGGCGCCCCCTCCTTTCTCGGTGGGGTTCGCCGAGGGAGGATCTGGAGGTGCATAGGGTTGAGCAGGATCCGCTCCTGCGGATTTTCCGTGGTCTCCGTTTCCGTTTCCGGGTACCTGCTCACCGTCAGGGGTCACCGTTTCCGGGGGCTTGCTGGCTGTCAGAGTCACCGTTTCTGGGATCTGCTTCCCGTCGGGGGGTCACCGTGTCCAGGGACCTGCCATTTCCGGGGACCTGCTCGCCATTGGGCGTCACCGTCTCCGGGAACCTTCTGGCCGTCGGGGGTCACCGTGTCCGGGGACCTGCTGGCCGTCGGGGGTCACCGTTTCTGAGGACCAGCTTGCTGTCAAGCACACACCGGGGGCGCAGGTAGGGTGTCTGGGAATCGGGCCTGTGCCCCCCTGTCCTTTCGGATGTGTTGCAGCCTCCGCAGGAGCGCGGGTGACCCCAGAGCAGGGACCTGGTCCCTGGCGCTGGGTCCCCCGGATTATGTGGGAGCAGACGTGCAGCTGGGGCGCcggcggggcagggggtgggtggggtggggaccctTTTACAGTTTCCTCCTCCAACTTGCGCTGTTTCCTGGGGTTTCGCGCCCCCTCCCTAGTGGCTCACGGATCCCCTGCTCTGCCTCATGGGTGAGGTTAGGGAGGGGTCCAGGCATTGGGGATGGaactttctctgactttcttcaGGGTGTGTCCATAGGGCCAGAGGTGGTGGGAGTGCCGATTAGAAATTTAGCCAGGAAGGGGCAGTTTGGTCACACCCACCTGTGGGCACCTGACGTCTCAGCTCACGAGAGGCAGGAAGTGCTGAGCTGCGGGTTTGCTGGCCTCCTGCAAAGTCAGAGGTCGGGAGGCCACCGCCTGGCCCCTGGCCCGGGCCCGGTGCCCTTGCCTCCTTGTGCACCAGCCACAACGTTCAGTAAACTGCTTCAGGGGAAGAAGAAAGTTCGTTTTGAACTTGTGGCTACCGGCAGCCAGCATTTCTCCCTCGGGGCGAATGACCCCACAGGCTGTCTGTGGGACTCGGGTTCAAGCTACTGTTTACAGATACTTGTACTTCAGCGTTCCAATTCCTGCCCAAGTGTCGGGATTTGGGGACCCTGTGCCAGCGTGTGGCCCAGACACAACAGCGTCTTCTCCAGTGTTGGAGGGCGGGTCTGGGGTCTGAAATCCTGTAGCAACTGTCCCTTGAGCTAAGGTCTAGCGCAGGGGTTTCAGAAAGTGAGCTGGGTTTTACCCACAGAATTCCTGGTTTAGTGGGTCTGCGGCAGCACCCGAGGGGTTAAAATTCTATGTTCCTGGGCGATGCTGTTGCTGCTGGTGCACCTGcgttttgagaaccactgtcagGTACCGTGAAAGGCCAGCAGGGTTGTGCTATAGCCCCCGGACTGCAGATTCCCACCCCATTAAGATAAACTGTGCTCAGGCTGCAGAACAGTGGGGTCTGTCACCTGCTCCCTGAGggggggctcagggaggggcgAGCAAATGAGGGGAGGCAGGTCTGTCCCCAGGAAGCCtcctattctttttccatttatttttaatttttaaattttggtttccaGTGTGGTTACCATACAGCGTAATGTCAGCGTCAGGTGTAAATATACTGATCcatcacatacacacaacaaccagtgctcatcacaacagatgccctccttaatgcccatcaatcaccccaccccctcccaccacccctccagcaggcCTCAGTCTGTTCTCTCTAGAGTTTagatttgtttcttggttttcctctttccccactcCCCGTGTATGATTTgtatctcaaattccacatacgagtgaaatgatatggtatctctctttctctgcctgacttatttcccGTAGCATAAAACCCTCCATTTCCACCCGTGTCGCTGCAAATGacacaatttcattcttcttgattgctgagtaatactccattgtatatatatataccatgtattTACCTGTTCATCCGTTGTTGGACACTGGGCTGTTTCTAGtgtttggctactgttgatagcctgctataaacattatggtgcatgtgtcccctcaaattagtattttcatatcatttgttctgcccattttaaattggattgttttttgggtgttcagttttataagttttttatgtattttggaatcgctctatcagatatgtcatttgtgatGAGGGAGCTAAGGCAAGCTGACACTCTGGACAACCCCCCccccgacaccccccccccccccccccgcagtgggATGTGTGGCATTCCTCAGGCTCTCCTGGCTGCCAGgaacaaaggggaaaacaaatggtaACTAGAGATTGCAGTCCTGCAGGACGTGA
This window contains:
- the UBD gene encoding LOW QUALITY PROTEIN: ubiquitin D (The sequence of the model RefSeq protein was modified relative to this genomic sequence to represent the inferred CDS: deleted 1 base in 1 codon; substituted 1 base at 1 genomic stop codon) — protein: MLGRLAFIVQVEVCSEEWASMTLTANLDNRVKKITEYVRAQTNVPVQDQVLLLGSKTLKPQRKLSSYGIDRQTTIHLTLKVVKPSDEXLSLFLVEIGDEGQRHLLQVRRFSLVAQVRRMIESKMAVVLPEKQTMVCNGKKLEDGKTMGEYGIKRGSLGVESTISRVNLGASLTPDSVGSFHGVPSEWERVDVTRPVIPDPGAQDRPAPSDLGHLQVRTRNPQTAFPVAIPTPGPAPSPDSPGLPRRPLTSSFPSVDTSGLRAGWTAR